CTTTCCCCACAGTCTTTTGCAAAACCCAGTCCCAGGGAAAATGAGTCCCATCCTTGTGCCACATCACGTCCTCCACGTGGCAGCTTCCagggagccctggctgctgctgcacccacACACCAAGCCCCTCTTGGCATGGTAGGTTTTAGAAAACCCTCAACCAAGCAGCATCACAGATTCCTCTTTTTTGTCGtagctttgttttttaaggcaTTTGCTGGCTCACTGGCATTTTCTCCTGGATCTCCTCGTACTTGGGCGGGGGGGTGAGGGGCTCTATGGTGATGGGGACGCTGCTGTTGCCCTGCGCCAGGTTCAGCCTGATGTCCTTCAGGTGCAGCTTCTCTGACTTGATCCTGCGGACCTTGAGGGGCTTGAGGCGCTTGCTGAGGCGGGAGCTGTGCCGGCTGGGCGGCCTCTCGGTGCCCGCCTccgccccggccgcccccgGGGCCTGGCTGCCCCCCTCCAGCCCCGCCAAGGACTCGTACGAGGGCAGGGACACGCTGAGCCTGTTGCTCCTGTCCGAGTCTCTGGGCTCAGAGTAGCCCGTGTTCATCACCTCCTCGTAGCTGGGCACGTAGTATTGGGAAGAGACGTCTTCATCCTCTTCTTGGCTGGAGGGGAAAGGGTTAAGGCTGGGTAGTGCATCGTTCCAGGTTCATTGTGGGAAGGGGATGGAGAGTGAAGAATAAAATCACCCCGCCCCACCAGAAataggttttttcccttctacaTTATATGCCAGTTTCCTTTTGCTTGACAGAATAAATCATGACCCCACCTAAGTTCagacacattttattttcttgtgacTTATGGCCATATTTGACCATCACTTTCTCTGCCCACAGACCCTTTTCTATTGCCCAGCAGTGATTTCTTCCTGCAAGAGAACATCAGTTTCTCTCCTCCACTCTCAAAAATCAGTCCAAACACATTAGAAAAGGACATTGCCTCTCTGTCATTCTGATATCTCATGGGTTGGGTACCTTGGGTTTTTCAGCAAAGAGATTCAACTCTGTTCTGTGCCACCATCTATGCACAGGCACCTGCACACAATACTTGCCATTTCTTTGCTATTCTTTATTATTTGGATTATTCTTTGTTATCGGGATAGttttcactatcccaggttgctccaattTACCTTTCCAATCAAACatggaaaatcagttttctcCGAGGATCTGCAGACCCCAACAGGAACCAGCAGAgccactgtcccctcctgtccccttgCACCCCACATTGTCTCAATgctcccctgctccctctgcacagggagctgtgggacTT
The Sylvia atricapilla isolate bSylAtr1 chromosome 22, bSylAtr1.pri, whole genome shotgun sequence genome window above contains:
- the TMEM51 gene encoding transmembrane protein 51 encodes the protein MAQSRANGSHYALTAIGLGMLVLGIIMAVWNLVPGFGPPDKPGGNSSKPDRGSGGILKSKTFSVAYVLVGAGLLLLLLSLCLNVRDKKRQSQELAVAHVQRQMSAEPSQQEDSQEEDEDVSSQYYVPSYEEVMNTGYSEPRDSDRSNRLSVSLPSYESLAGLEGGSQAPGAAGAEAGTERPPSRHSSRLSKRLKPLKVRRIKSEKLHLKDIRLNLAQGNSSVPITIEPLTPPPKYEEIQEKMPVSQQMP